Proteins encoded within one genomic window of Babesia bigemina genome assembly Bbig001, chromosome : IV:
- a CDS encoding small GTP-binding and elongation factor Tu GTP binding domain containing protein, putative, whose amino-acid sequence MTARNKRNVLVPFESAAVASRAFGFQAIRVSPEPPTPQRCVTPNALPVLAIVGHKDHGKTTLMERLTGERMVAKEPGDTTQQVVVREATIPTGGEPLHATLLDTPGDELFEVVRGRAIHIADAAVVVMSAEGGEAQTRDAILQADRFKVPVVFCINKADLEFSDAQVAIAELRAQCARMHKAGIIGSDLADCVDNAVAVSARTGACLPELGAEIARRLSKVTLPTNPVFLTDVFGGVKLGRVENFIRRTNCLVSSGAPPIAVCFVLELERTHSFGVVMTVAVRHGVLIEGCYFVAGTEYGRVSGIYPPHGRVAPDTKMERAAVGRTVRVTGLKTVEGTSADDLLLVLPQHEAFRLSQYRREVQLLRSQQVEGPPLEVPWAVLLQPKEDAGYGASSDSHCAPEKSEFGSTENRSGAATATHDDAFPSTSIYLHPVEDTVSDNGDIVVETDYEACDQTHSDYSESGQQATPTEDGGGGDDYNEVDELVEEEEAGCDPSGEADASPHEMWASKVEEQNKALLERWRSKLPPPPTKSKTPKAHGGIEPPAVTPEMGRPVIPVILRANFVGTFDALLDGFEALEKKHRVRIPVVHGGLGSVSPNDIVQADIGNKFGHCPVYAFQVPVLNDAIKHAVINHVTVKQFNVYSDLLADVERRCEGAVRRLEEKRSRELLRR is encoded by the exons ATGACTGCCAGAAACAAGCGCAACGTTTTGGTCCCCTTCGAGTCGGCTGCAGTGGCCAGCCGTGCCTTCGGATTCCAGGCCATACGCGTCAGCCCCGAGCCTCCAACGCCACAG CGATGTGTAACTCCGAACGCTCTGCCCGTCTTGGCGATTGTGGGCCACAAGGACCACGGGAAAACGACCCTGATGGAGAGGCTCACAG GGGAGCGTATGGTTGCTAAAGAGCCCGGCGATACCACGCAGCAAGTGGTGGTACGGGAGGCAACTATACCGACCGGCGGCGAGCCCCTGCATGCCACCCTTCTGGACACACCTGGTGATGAGTTGTTCGAGGTGGTGCGTGGCCGCGCAATTCACATAGCCGATGCCGCCGTGGTGGTCATGTCTGCGGAGGGCGGTGAGGCGCAGACAAGGGACGCGATACTACAGGCGGACCGTTTCAAGGTGCCTGTGGTCTTCTGCATCAACAAGGCCGACCTCGAGTTCAGCGACGCCCAAGTTGCCATCGCCGAGCTGCGAGCCCAGTGCGCACGGATGCACAAGGCGGGTATCATTGGCTCGGACCTTGCGGACTGCGTCGACAACGCCGTTGCCGTCAGTGCACGCACGGGGGCCTGCCTGCCGGAGCTCGGAGCTGAGATCGCGCGCCGGCTCTCCAAGGTGACACTCCCAACCAACCCAGTGTTCCTGACAGACGTATTTGGCGGGGTTAAGCTTGGCCGGGTGGAAAACTTTATCCGGAGGACCAACTGCCTGGTCAGCAGCGGCGCACCCCCCATCGCCGTCTGCTTCGTGCTGGAGCTCGAGAGGACGCACTCCTTCGGAGTCGTGATGACTGTGGCGGTACGCCACGGAGTGCTGATTGAGGGGTGCTACTTCGTCGCCGGTACCGAATACGGTCGCGTGTCAGGCATATACCCGCCTCACGGTAGGGTCGCCCCTGACACCAAGATGGAGCGCGCTGCCGTGGGCCGCACAGTGCGCGTAACTGGGCTCAAAACTGTGGAGGGCACGAGTGCGGATGATTTGCTTCTGGTGCTGCCACAGCACGAGGCGTTCCGTTTGAGTCAATACCGCAGGGAGGTACAGCTGCTTCGGTCGCAGCAGGTAGAGGGTCCCCCGCTCGAGGTGCCGTGGGCAGTCCTTCTGCAACCCAAGGAAGACGCAGGGTATGGCGCGTCGTCAGATTCACACTGCGCACCTGAAAAAAGCGAGTTTGGATCGACTGAAAATCGCAGCGGTGCTGCCACCGCCACCCACGACGACGCTTTTCCCAGCACGTCCATATACCTCCACCCTGTCGAAGATACAGTATCCGACAATGGGGATATTGTGGTGGAAACGGATTACGAAGCGTGTGATCAGACCCACTCCGATTATTCAGAGAGCGGGCAGCAGGCTACCCCTACAGAGGatggtggtggtggtgATGATTATAACGAGGTGGATGAGCTGGtagaggaggaggaagcgGGGTGTGATCCGAGCGGTGAGGCTGACGCCAGCCCGCACGAAATGTGGGCTTCCAAGGTGGAAGAGCAAAACAAAGCGCTTCTAGAGCGGTGGAGAAGCAAGttgccaccgccgccaacaaAGAGCAAAACCCCCAAAGCGCACGGCGGCATCGAACCACCCGCAGTAACTCCGGAGATGGGGCGGCCAGTCATACCGGTGATTCTGCGGGCCAATTTCGTCGGCACTTTTGACGCCCTGCTGGATGGGTTCGAGGCGCTGGAGAAGAAGCATCGCGTCAGGATCCCCGTGGTTCACGGAGGGCTGGGATCCGTCTCCCCTAACGACATCGTGCAGGCGGACATCGGGAACAAGTTTGGGCACTGCCCGGTGTACGCCTTCCAGGTGCCCGTGCTGAACGACGCAATCAAGCACGCCGTCATCAATCACGTCACGGTGAAGCAGTTCAACGTTTACTCGGACCTGCTTGCCGACGTGGAGCGGCGTTGCGAGGGCGCTGTGCGGCGGCTGGAAGAGAAGAGGTCTCGTGAACTGCTCCGTCGATGA
- a CDS encoding actin, putative, with product MGVKVVQSGGDDVAAIVVDPGFDTLRIGNCQEDYPREYIPSALSRGTWNNEYLGWVPLNRVRAPTFVEVRRLLQYNRDENLEVDPFVFEKLIRLGVEGYRRDSCPVFENEEFVSTKVGGLNLDVTKHPMLVTEPTAECKQFRDCTLEILFEQLDVPAAYLAKRANLSAFSVGRQSALVLDIGAGGCIASPVHEGISLQSTIQTSLVGGNALDIHLCNLLHNRGHEFFRPGGSVAQEHRRQWIAREIRESYCSVKSPKIPHTYRLPDGDVVQIDDKVAEVPKLLFSPESTSVAEFNNFKGLYEMITDCVFETDVDIRRELLSSIVVVGGVSMTSGLMDHLNAQLSQGTIGRGSKFKLVHPSSYGEARYSTWLGGSILASLGRFQQLWISKKEYRDHGTTIAYRRCH from the exons ATGGGTGTCAAGGTCGTGCAGAGTGGCGGTGACGATGTGGCGGCTATCGTGGTGGACCCGGGTTTCGACACCCTCCGTATCGGCAACTGCCAGGAAGACTACCCGCGTGAATACATTCCCAGCGCGTTGAGTCGGGGCACGTGGAATAATGAGTACCTGGGATGGGTGCCTCTGAACCGGGTGCGCGCACCCACGTTTGTGGAGGTCCGACGGCTGCTACAATACAACCGCGACGAAAACCTGGAAGTGGACCCGTTTGTGTTCGAGAAGCTCATCCGTTTGGGAGTGGAGGGTTACCGGCGTGACAGCTGCCCAG TGTTTGAGAATGAGGAGTTCGTGTCTACCAAGGTGGGAGGCCTGAACCTGGACGTGACGAAGCACCCGATGTTGGTGACGGAGCCGACCGCGGAGTGCAAGCAGTTCCGCGACTGCACCCTGGAGATCCTCttcgagcagctggacgtaCCCGCTGCGTACCTGGCCAAGCGGGCGAACCTATCGGCGTTTTCTGTCGGCAGGCAGTCGGCCTTGGTGCTCGACATCGGTGCGGGCGGCTGCATCGCCTCGCCTGTCCACGAGGGCATATCGCTGCAATCCACCATCCAAACGTCGCTTGTGGGCGGGAACGCGTTGGACATCCATCTGTGCAATCTGCTACACAACCGCGGTCACGAATTTTTCCGGCCCGGAGGGAGCGTGGCGCAGGAGCACCGCCGCCAGTGGATTGCGCGGGAGATCCGCGAATCGTATTGTTCCGTGAAATCACCAAAGATCCCGCACACCTACCGTCTACCCGACGGTGACGTGGTGCAGATTGACGACAAGGTTGCCGAGGTACCGAAGTTGCTGTTCTCTCCCGAGTCGACGTCCGTGGCGGAGTTCAACAACTTCAAGGGGCTCTACGAGATGATCACGGACTGCGTCTTCGAGACCGATGTGGACATTCGCCGTGAGTTGCTGTCGTCCATAGTCGTGGTTGGGGGCGTCAGTATGACGTCGGGTCTGATGGACCATTTGAATGCGCAGCTGTCGCAGGGTACCATCGGCCGCGGAAGCAAGTTCAAGTTGGTGCACCCATCGTCGTACGGCGAGGCTCGCTACTCCACGTGGCTCGGGGGTTCAATTTTGGCGTCCCTGGGCCGCTTCCAGCAGCTTTGGATTTCGAAGAAGGAGTACCGCGATCACGGCACGACGATAGCGTACCGTCGGTGCCACTGA
- a CDS encoding nucleolar GTP-binding protein 2, putative, producing the protein MVKVRKNRIAKRSAAQPFPAFRASTAITNPHRTGVKGKKEGQYRDKATIKRLNMYRDKPNLEKMRVQATEPARICPDRRWFGNTRVLTQEQMTNLRSELEEAASHPRTHILKRSKLPLSLLKNVEMADDNAKILSLEPYEQTFGAKAVRKRPKLAASTVEELAELASSSSYDVSKDAYLQRENVAESSEEAPNVVFKKGTSKRIWGELYKVIDCSDVIVQVIDARNPMGTRCHRLEKYIRENKQSKALILLLNKCDLVPTWVTAAWLKHLNRTVPTVAFHASVTNPFGKNTLVQLLKQYSQLMKDRKHFSVGFIGYPNVGKSSVINTLKGEKNCKAAPIPGETRVWQYVSLTKRIHLIDCPGVTPIEDSDEADRLLKGVVRVERINDPENYIDRVLEIISRDVLVQRYGVSADFTNDNFLDLVAEKFGKFRKGRVPDVSTAARIVLYDFQRGRLPFYSEPPPADQSVDQAAEIKDHIAELGRLQLGTDLTEPVGAEDVESGAACVESCPEAEESEAAPAKKHHVRESSVPSQIAGIDYNSFLCAFAFKLRAVCGIPEDARLFRRSVRAFALPGTVERISGILATKFEKKAEEIDPECDFLKEFGADNLDEVEVLLAVEEEFDLTIPDYDFSELRTLKALADYIDRRKARKS; encoded by the exons ATGGTCAAGGTGCGCAAGAATCGCATCGCCAAGCGATCGGCGGCGCAGCCGTTTCCGGCCTTCCGCGCCTCGACGGCTATCACGAATCCGCATCGCACTGGCGTCAAGGGCAAGAAGGAAG GTCAGTATCGGGACAAGGCTACAATAAAGCGCCTGAACATGTACCGCGACAAGCCCAACCTGGAGAAGATGCGCGTTCAGGCTACCGAGCCTGCTCGTATCTGCCCCGATCGCCGATGGTTCGGCAACACCCGCGTACTGACCCAGGAGCAGATGACGAACCTGCGTAGCGAGCTGGAGGAGGCCGCATCGCATCCCCGAAC GCACATCTTGAAGCGCAGCAAGCTCCCCCTATCGCTGTTGAAGAACGTTGAGATGGCGGACGACAACGCTAAAATCTTATCGCTAGAGCCGTACGAGCAGACTTTCGGGGCGAAGGCCGTGCGCAAGCGCCCGAAGTTGGCGGCGTCGACCGTGGAGGAGCTCGCTGAGCTCGCGTCCAGCTCGTCGTACGACGTGTCCAAGGACGCCTACCTGCAGCGCGAAAACGTGGCCGAGTCCTCGGAGGAAGCTCCGAACGTCGTCTTCAAGAAGGGCACCTCCAAGCGCATCTGGGGTGAACTGTACAAGGTGATCGACTGCTCCGACGTCATCGTCCAGGTGATAGACGCTCGGAATCCCATGGGCACGAG GTGCCACCGCCTGGAGAAGTACATCCGCGAAAACAAGCAGAGCAAGGCGCTGATTCTGCTGTTGAACAAATGCGACCTCGTCCCGACGTGGGTCACGGCGGCGTGGCTGAAGCATCTAAACCGCACTGTGCCCACGGTGGCATTTCACGCGTCCGTCACCAACCCCTTCGGCAAGAACAccctcgtccagctgctaaa GCAGTACTCGCAGCTGATGAAGGATCGCAAGCACTTCAGCGTGGGCTTCATCGGTTACCCCAATGTGGGCAAGAGCTCCGTGATCAACACGCTCAAGGGTGAAAAGAACTGCAAAGCAGCGCCAATACCAG GGGAGACCCGCGTGTGGCAATACGTCTCTTTGACCAAGCGCATCCACCTGATAGATTGCCCTGGCGTCACCCCGATCGAGGACAGTGACGAGGCGGATCGGCTGCTGAAGGGCGTCGTTCGTGTGGAGCGCATCAACGACCCGGAAAACTACATCGACCGCGTCCTCGAAATCATCAGCAG GGACGTGCTTGTTCAGCGGTACGGCGTCAGTGCCGACTTCACCAACGATAATTTCCTGGATCTGGTGGCGGAGAAATTCGGCAAGTTCCGCAAGGGCAGGGTCCCCGACGTCTCCACTGCGGCCAGGATCGTCCTGTACGACTTCCAACGTGGCCGCCTGCCATTCTACAGTGAGCCTCCGCCAGCCGACCAGAGCGTGGACCAGGCCGCTGAAATCAAGGACCACATCGCCGAGCTGGGCCGCCTGCAGCTGGGCACAGATTTAACGGAGCCAGTTGGCGCGGAAGACGTGGAATCCGGTGCTGCGTGCGTGGAATCCTGCCCCGAGGCCGAGGAGAGCGAGGCGGCCCCGGCGAAGAAACACCACGTGCGCGAGTCCTCTGTCCCATCGCAGATCGCCGGCATAGATTACAACAGTTTCCTTT GCGCTTTCGCGTTTAAGTTGCGGGCTGTTTGCGGCATCCCGGAAGACGCGCGTCTTTTTCGTCGCAGCGTTCGTGCGTTCGCGCTGCCGGGGACTGTGGAACGAATCTCGGGAATCCTTGCGACGAAGTTCGagaagaaggcggaggagaTAGACCCGGAGTGCGACTTCTTAAAA GAGTTTGGTGCTGATAACCTGGACGAGGTGGAGGTGCTGCTTGCCGTTGAGGAGGAGTTCGACCTGACGATTCCTGACTATGATTTCAGCGAGCTACGCACGCTGAAGGCGCTTGCTGACTACATCGACCGGCGGAAGGCGCGTAAGAGTTAG
- a CDS encoding -Ribosome-recycling factor codes for MVPRWRLAQVIWLVIALAFSLRHDLLAAALSAYPLSRAGVCAFVSRRPAAPRCLQQLDASRKKKNRSQGRTGKGGSDGRSDDDEVEEFFVSEADLEAVFAGLRSKLKESEQFLSNKISRLALHRATPSLIESLTVELPGDSKEKQLQYVAQIMSKGPYELHVVPLSAVHLDAIFVSLSTKLVDYKVSMMADRVSVVVPSMTEAMVRQARSVVKETLNEVKTQIRLTRQAVIKKLKHLHQAMSDDMFFRQQKEVDAVVKQSEKRVDEVANEALRGLA; via the exons ATGGTGCCACGGTGGAGGCTGGCGCAGGTCATATGGCTCGTGATTGCGCTGGCGTTTTCGCTACGGCACGACCtcttggctgcagcgctaaGCGCGTATCCGCTTTCTAGAGCTGG GGTATGCGCGTTCGTATCGAGGCGCCCCGCGGCTCCGCGCtgtctgcagcagctggatgCCAGCCGTAAGAAGAAGAACAGGAGCCAGGGGCGCACTGGTAAAGGTGGTTCGGACGGCAGATCGGATGACGATGAAGtggaggaatttttcgtgAGCGAAGCTGACCTGGAGGCCGTGTTCGCCGGTTTGCGTTCCAAGCTGAAGGAGAGCGAGCAGTTTCTGAGCAACAAAATAAGCCGCCTCGCCTTGCACCGTGCAACTCCGTCGCTGATTGAGTCGCTGACGGTGGAGCTGCCGGGCGATTCGAAAGAAAAGCAACTGCAGTACGTCGCGCAGATAATGTCGAAGGGCCCGTATGAGTTGCACGTGGTGCCGCTGTCGGCAGTCCACCTGGACGCCATTTTCGTCAGTCTCAGCACGAAGCTAGTGGACTACAAGGTGTCTATGATGGCCGACCGCGTGTCAGTGGTCGTCCCTTCGATGACGGAGGCGATGGTGCGACAAGCGCGTTCCGTCGTGAAGGAGACGTTGAACGAGGTGAAGACCCAGATCCGCCTCACGAGGCAGGCCGTTATAAAGAAGCTGAAGCACCTGCACCAGGCCATGAGCGACGACATGTTCTTCCGTCAGCAGAAGGAGGTGGATGCCGTTGTCAAGCAATCCGAGAAGCGCGTCGACGAGGTCGCCAACGAAGCTCTGCGGGGGCTCGCCTGA
- a CDS encoding -Ganglioside-induced differentiation-associated protein 2 produces MTEHAVADLADTVCWVLGEIEHMIDPDLPPLTTPEPPRYIDKVPQCHMDAWKDFRKWVIAEVPTCDAQPKFRVNEELNEKIFIGNCDILQLEVGATAVFVDEFMPHASRTARRIQTQYGNDIPYEELGRLRCGDVMLRRSYNIGSEHVVYAVSPRYSAKYPDASANILNMCVRETLKAAIAAGVDSVAFPLAMGREVTYPDREFATAVLRAVRRWLEVPKVATNIARVFFFGVDEEAYRLMQRFFPRDQTEEKLSAEISDAGNEFGEIVKEERNIRISAGLRGDSVESDGTAAKTMHINAPLANFSGNCRVGSDRQLSAKDYDFDYYCRLSLSLMRTPVYREMDTSKFALLLGRDVAQRPVIAIDAARMPSSISNTHAVAYVLRIMQPILQNKFAMLLLNMDSSLIAAGSVCSVASQLFQVLGDVRLGNLGVVYVHRAGWATRGMLYVMMVLLPDAVRDSVTYVDTAESPSQPATVIYITECITKTSETKRHIATQELKKYIELPNNNKRH; encoded by the exons ATGACGGAACACGCAGTCGCAGACCTGGCGGATACTGTCTGCTGGGTACTGGGAGAAATCGAACACATGATAGACCCAGATTTGCCCCCCCTTACAACACCAGAGCCACCTAGGTATATCGATAAGGTGCCTCAGTGTCACATGGATGCGTGGAAGGACTTCCGTAAATGGGTGATAGCCGAAGTTCCGACCT GCGATGCTCAGCCCAAGTTCCGTGTCAACGAGGAGCTGAACGAAAAGATATTCATCGGTAACTGTGACATCCTGCAGCTCGAGGTGGGCGCCACCGCCGTCTTCGTCGACGAGTTTATGCCGCATGCATCAAGAACGGCGCGGCGCATACAAACAC AGTATGGTAACGACATCCCGTACGAGGAACTTGGCCGGCTGCGCTGCGGTGATGTCATGCTGCGGCGCAGCTATAACATCGGCAGCGAGCACGTGGTTTACGCCGTATCACCGCGCTACTCCGCCAAGTATCCGGACGCCTCCGCGAACATTCTAAACATGTGCGTACGCGAGACGCTCAAGGCCGCCATCGCAGCAGGGGTGGACTCGGTGGCATTCCCACTGGCCATGGGCAGGGAGGTGACGTACCCAGACAGAGAGTTCGCAACTGCGGTCCTGCGAGCGGTCAGGCGTTGGCTCGAGGTGCCGAAGGTGGCAACCAATATCGCACGGGTTTTCTTCTtcggagtggatgaagaagCCTACCGCCTCATGCAGCGCTTCTTCCCCAGGGACCAGACAGAAGAGAAATTGAGCGCGGAGATTTCGGACGCAGGAAACGAGTTCGGCGAAATCGTCAAGGAGGAACGAAATATACGCATATCAGCGGGATTACGAGGTGACAGCGTGGAGAGTGACGGCACCGCGGCCAAAACAATGCACATCAATGCCCCGCTGGCCAACTTCAGCGGCAATTGCAGAGTTGGCAGCGACAGGCAGCTGTCGGCCAAGGACTACGACTTCGACTATTACTGCAGGCTCTCGCTCTCTCTGATGCGGACGCCAGTCTACAGGGAAATGGACACCAGCAAGTTTGCGTTGCTGCTCGGCCGCGACGTTGCGCAACGCCCGGTCATCGCAATAGACGCGGCCAGAATGCCCAGCAGCATCAGCAACACGCATGCTGTCGCCTACGTGCTACGAATCATGCAGCCGATCTTGCAGAACAAGTTTGCCATGCTGCTACTCAACATGG ACAGCTCGCTCATCGCGGCGGGCAGCGTGTGCTCAGTCGCAAGTCAGCTCTTCCAGGTGCTGGGCGACGTGCGCCTGGGAAACCTCGGGGTGGTGTACGTCCACCGTGCCGGGTGGGCCACCCGCGGAATGCTGTACGTCATGATGGTTCTCCTCCCGGATGCCGTCAGAGACTCAGTTACCTACGTCGACACCGCTGAG AGTCCGTCGCAACCTGCCACGGTCATTTACATAACTGAATGCATCACAAAAACAAGCGAAACTAAGCGACACATTGCGACACAGGAGCTCAAGAAATACATCGAGCTCCCTAATAACAACAAGAGGCATTGA
- a CDS encoding -UPF0587 protein — protein MVVFGIFARAQLENVAELRIPERHLWTFSLKDSTSDETRDFVTISDEELVETGNTRNVVHGCIFFKESNRRGTIAIKTIKDVTKNAITESNTFTCIGAFDCRGIDITKWYPRGGYQVVCESGAVINDVEFDASGAWVGFDEKAGTSVSVMELDYEIRTL, from the coding sequence ATGGTGGTGTTTGGCATATTTGCACGAGCGCAGCTCGAAAATGTCGCGGAGCTCAGGATTCCGGAAAGGCACTTATGGACATTCTCGCTCAAGGACTCTACCAGCGACGAGACACGCGACTTCGTCACCAtcagcgatgaggagctCGTTGAAACCGGGAACACGCGAAACGTCGTGCACGGGTGCATCTTTTTCAAAGAATCCAACCGCAGGGGCACCATCGCCATCAAGACCATCAAGGATGTCACGAAAAACGCAATCACTGAATCAAACACGTTCACCTGCATTGGCGCCTTCGACTGCAGGGGAATCGACATCACCAAGTGGTACCCACGAGGCGGATACCAGGTCGTCTGCGAGAGCGGCGCGGTCATAAACGACGTAGAGTTCGACGCCTCCGGTGCGTGGGTAGGATTCGACGAGAAGGCGGGAACCTCAGTATCCGTCATGGAACTGGACTACGAGATAAGGACGCTCTAA
- a CDS encoding -Phosphatidylinositol transfer protein 1, whose translation MKVIEFQIPLPLTLEMYERCCVYLVTKASMKEVESGGGFEISRNELCEQDGVLGRLMEKRFYFGKSLPSWLQSLLGRELTIVSEHSWSVFPYTMTSYSNKKLTFEFCFESITNEGLEPQENALNLNDKDLSRRKVIVLDITEFKKCKLYDSQFDVTVKESQHTDALPMKPGWWKQPGSVGVIAHKVLKVDIPYFGFLSSRVENYLVNYLQDKLMLYVCTAMCSIDEWYNADIKYLRMKEQECYDVLNQNFREQYGHIFRDSQELPAQDTPKASSSSSFEEKQREAKSPSMVETAVKPQERLLLVPLLLVLLPLLCLIVFRFRFLLLLMFMFQLQFQLVFQFLLLLPRLLVFMFLLLLLLVLQFLLLLHHRLVFMFQLPCRQNPLALCANKCPYHQAKQMMLRFHRNPLIPGDGAVGGAYVSRAVRVVTAKSFRSVTGEEEFWDCMEELEDANSTMASVPSRRPSLSTVYTSSSAVRAVSALKHEDEYVSSSTGPASSGSRKSGSMEEHGYRHVHEDRASQFRIEAEDVLPIPDDHSAIIEYKVPGSSIDNEESEPMDSERGDHSSSSLGDVDETVAPLAAAAERYTPSMFTGYLYKLGGTFFYQWNIRYIMICDGNMHYYDSRDDTRPKATISLMDARINWVGHYMGRPNVFSVTTRAKRTYYWSAEEESTVKRWILLLQVLSESSPEALMDDLATEYLYRVEKAESVGGCSPPSAGSYMDTA comes from the exons ATGAAGGTCATCGAGTTCCAGATCCCCCTCCCTCTGACGCTCGAG ATGTACGAGCGCTGCTGCGTGTACTTGGTGACTAAGGCCAGTAtgaaggaggtggagagcGGCGGCGGCTTCGAGATATCGAGGAACGAGCTATGCGAGCAAGATGGTGTGCTCGGTCGTCTGATGGAGAAGCGGTTTTACTTCGGCAA GAGTCTGCCGTCGTGGTTGCAGTCGCTCCTGGGTAGGGAACTGACGATTGTGAGTGAGCATTC GTGGTCAGTGTTCCCGTATACCATGACCAGCTACTCCAACAAGAAGCTGACGTTTGAATTTTGCTTTGAGTCGATAACGAATGAAGGCCTCGAACCGCAGGAGAATGCACTGAATCTCAACGACAAGGACCTGTCCCGCCGCAAGGTGATTGTGTTGGATATCACCGAGTTTAAGAAGTGCAAGCTGTACGACTCGCAGTTTGACGTGACTGTGAAagaatcgcaacacacaGACGCGCTGCCAATGAAACCCGGCTGGTGGAAGCAGCCGGGTAGCGTGGGTGTAATTGCGCACAAGGTTCTGAAAGTGGATATTCCGTACTTTGGCTTCTTATCCTCGCGCGTGGAGAACTACCTGGTGAACTACCTACAGGACAAGTTGATGTTGTACGTATGTACCGCCATGTGCTCCATCGACGAATGGTACAACGCCGACATCAAATATTTGCGGATGAAGGAGCAGGAATGCTACGACGTGTTAAACCAGAATTTCCGGGAGCAGTACGGTCACATTTTCCGAGATAGCCAGGAGTTGCCGGCGCAAGATACGCCAAAGGCTTCAAGCTCGTCTAGCTTTGAAGAGAAGCAGCGTGAAGCAAAATCTCCGTCTATGGTAGAAACTGCAGTGAAGCCTCAAGAG AGGCTCCTGCTcgtgccgctgctgctcgtactcctgccgctgctgtgcCTGATCGTGTTCCGGTTCAGgttcctgctgctgctcatGTTCATGTTCCAGCTCCAGTTCCAGCTCGTGTTCCAGTTTCTGCTACTGCTACCTCGCCTGCTCGTGTTCATGTTCCTGCTGCTTCTCCTGCTCGTGCTACAGTTTCTGCTACTGCTACATCACCGGCTCGTGTTCATGTTCCAGCTCCCGTGCCGGCAAAATCCGCTGGCGTTGTGCGCCAACAAGTGCCCGTACCATCAAGCAAAGCAAATGATGCTGCGGTTCCACAGGAATCCACTGATCCCAGGG GACGGCGCTGTAGGTGGCGCCTACGTCTCCCGAGCTGTTCGAGTAGTGACAGCTAAATCATTCCGGAGCGTCACCGGCGAGGAAGAGTTCTGGGATTGCAtggaggagctggaggacgCGAATTCCACGATGGCAAGTGTGCCTAGCAGGCGTCCGTCGTTGTCAACGGTTTACacatccagcagcgccgtccGTGCAGTTTCTGCCTTGAAACATGAGGACGAATATGTATCGTCTTCCACTGGGCCTGCCTCCAGCGGTAGCAGGAAGTCTGGGTCCATGGAGGAGCATGGCTATCGTCATGTACACGAGGATCGTGCATCGCAGTTCCGCATCGAGGCTGAGGACGTCCTACCGATTCCCGATGATCATTCGGCAATCATTGAATACAAAGTACCGGGCTCTTCGATCGATAATGAAGAATCGGAGCCGAtggactcagaaaggggcGATCACTCCAGTTCGTCGCTCGGCGACGTGGATGAGACGGTCGCGCCTctggccgcagctgcagagcGCTACACCCCATCGATGTTCACGGGTTATCTCTACAAGTTGGGTGGCACCTTCTTCTACCAGTGGAACATCAGATACATCATGATTTGCGACGGCAATATGCACTACTACGACAGCCGGGATGACACCCGCCCCAAGGCAACCATCAGTTTAATGGACGCGCGCATCAACTGGGTCGGCCACTACATGGGCCGCCCGAACGTATTCTCCGTGACGACCCGGGCCAAGCGGACGTACTATTGGAGCGCCGAGGAAGAAAGCACCGTGAAGCGTTGGATTCTGCTGCTCCAGGTGCTCTCCGAGTCGTCTCCGGAGGCCCTCATGGACGACTTGGCCACGGAGTACCTGTACCGTGTGGAGAAGGCGGAGTCCGTGGGTGGATGCTCGCCACCTTCGGCGGGCAGTTACATGGACACCGCGTGA
- a CDS encoding calmodulin, putative codes for MADQLSEEQIAEFKEAFSLFDRDGDGSITTKELGTVMRSLGQNPTEAELADMINDIDSSGSGAIDFPEFLILMARKMKEGDTEEELVQAFKVFDRDGNGFISAQELRHVMTNLGEKLTNEEVEEMLREADVDGDGKINYEEFVKLMISK; via the exons ATGGCGGATCAGTTGAGTGAGGAGCAAATTGCCGAATTCAAGGAGGCCTTCTCCCTGTTCGACAGGGACGGTGACGGAA GCATCACGACCAAGGAACTGGGCACCGTCATGCGTTCGCTCGGACAGAACCCTACCGAGGCGGAGCTGGCGGACATGATCAACGACATAGACAGCAGCGGCTCGGGAGCCATTGACTTCCCTGAATTCCTCATCCTCATGGCCAGGAAGATGAAGGAAGGCGACACTGAAGAGGAGCTCGTACAGGCGTTCAAGGTGTTCGACAGAGATGGTAACG GGTTCATCAGTGCGCAAGAACTCAGGCATGTTATGACCAACCTCGGTGAGAAACTCACCAACGAGGAAGTCGAGGAGATGCTCCGCGAAGCCGACGTAGACGGCGACGGCAAAATCAACTATGAAGAATTCGTCAAGCTTATGATATCGAAGTGA